The following coding sequences lie in one Amycolatopsis cihanbeyliensis genomic window:
- a CDS encoding RidA family protein: MGKIAISTENAPKPVASFAQASRKGNILQVAGQVPFDPSSGEVVGATVAEQTRQTFRNIEAVLEAAGSSIDDLVMVRVYLTDTAHFAELNETYNQLVREPYPARTTVYVGLPAGLLVEIDALAVLD, from the coding sequence ATGGGCAAGATCGCGATCAGCACGGAGAACGCGCCCAAGCCGGTGGCTTCGTTCGCCCAGGCTTCGCGCAAGGGCAACATCCTGCAGGTCGCCGGGCAGGTCCCGTTCGACCCGAGTAGCGGCGAGGTCGTCGGCGCCACGGTCGCGGAGCAGACCAGGCAGACCTTCCGCAACATCGAGGCGGTGCTGGAGGCGGCCGGGTCGAGCATCGACGACCTGGTGATGGTCCGGGTGTACCTGACCGACACCGCGCATTTCGCCGAGCTGAACGAAACCTACAACCAACTCGTCCGCGAGCCCTACCCCGCACGCACCACGGTCTACGTCGGCCTCCCCGCCGGTCTCCTGGTCGAGATCGACGCGCTCGCCGTCCTCGACTGA
- a CDS encoding IclR family transcriptional regulator, whose product MSQSLDRALTLLGGLAKDARTLDQLADEVGVHKSTVLRLLRTLEAHHFVHREGARHYRLGSALFDLANQALEQRDVRRSSEPALAGLNERTGHTVHLASYEDGEVVYIDKFEGRHAVRMYSRVGKRAALHCTAVGKVLVGAVAPQRRAEIAANLEYHRLTENTIGSPEEYLAELERVNARGYAVDNAEHEDFIHCVAAPIRGAGGDVLAAVSISVPKVLLDYEGLLALVPDLLAAAEEASVLSGWTK is encoded by the coding sequence ATGAGCCAGAGCCTGGATCGCGCGTTGACCCTGCTTGGCGGGCTCGCCAAGGACGCGCGCACCCTGGACCAACTCGCCGACGAGGTCGGCGTGCACAAGTCGACCGTGCTGCGACTGCTGCGCACGCTGGAAGCGCACCATTTCGTCCATCGTGAGGGAGCGCGGCACTACCGGCTGGGCAGCGCCCTGTTCGACCTCGCCAACCAGGCCCTGGAGCAGCGGGACGTGCGCCGCAGCTCCGAACCGGCACTGGCCGGACTGAACGAGCGCACCGGCCACACCGTCCACCTGGCCAGCTACGAGGACGGCGAGGTGGTCTACATCGACAAGTTCGAGGGCAGGCATGCGGTGCGGATGTACTCCAGGGTCGGCAAGCGGGCCGCGTTGCACTGCACGGCCGTGGGCAAGGTGCTGGTGGGGGCGGTCGCTCCGCAGCGGCGTGCGGAGATCGCCGCGAACCTGGAGTACCACCGGCTCACCGAGAACACCATCGGCAGCCCCGAGGAGTACCTTGCCGAACTGGAGCGGGTGAACGCGCGCGGCTACGCCGTGGACAATGCCGAGCACGAGGACTTCATCCACTGCGTCGCCGCGCCGATCCGGGGCGCGGGGGGCGACGTGCTCGCCGCGGTCTCGATCTCGGTGCCGAAGGTGCTGCTGGACTACGAGGGGCTGCTGGCGCTGGTTCCCGACCTGCTCGCCGCGGCCGAGGAAGCATCCGTCCTCAGTGGATGGACGAAGTGA